A window of the Cystobacter fuscus genome harbors these coding sequences:
- a CDS encoding NAD(P)/FAD-dependent oxidoreductase has product MKPNTHRFGQAVIIGGSIAGLLSARVLADHFDKVLVLEREPFPEGPEARKSTPQGRHIHAVLEAGLKTMEGLFPGLRRELETGGVEFIDMARDAAWLQSGSWKARYEGDIETILVSRPFLEWKIRGRVAALPNVELRTGYCVEDLVLDASRTRVVGVKVKGPEGEQEIPGALIVDTSGRGSRAPQWLEALGFGQVEQDQVRIDLGYTSRLYERPPGFDAWKILVLNGKAPESQRSGFISNVEGGRWIVSLNGYFGDHAPTDDAGFLEFARGLPTPAIYEYIRDARPLTAPVLHKIPSSRWLHYERLARRPEGFVLLGDAVCALNPVFGQGMTVGALGAKFLGECIARAKVSPEGLPLEVARPFQKKLAGLIGLCWTLTTTMDLAHPRAEGKRPIGLKFLQWSFQNMIDLTSQHAASCRTFYEALHLRKGILGLLQPGFLGALLVYNLKSFFVPRHQRANLDRMPARPGPSPSPGLGRVDAAA; this is encoded by the coding sequence ATGAAGCCCAACACGCATAGGTTCGGACAGGCTGTGATCATCGGAGGAAGCATCGCGGGGCTGTTGAGCGCCCGGGTGCTGGCGGATCACTTCGACAAGGTGCTCGTCCTGGAGCGCGAGCCATTTCCCGAGGGGCCCGAGGCGCGCAAGAGCACGCCCCAGGGGCGCCACATCCACGCGGTGCTGGAGGCCGGGCTCAAGACCATGGAGGGGCTGTTCCCGGGCTTGCGGCGGGAGTTGGAGACGGGGGGGGTCGAGTTCATCGACATGGCCCGGGACGCCGCCTGGCTCCAGTCGGGAAGCTGGAAGGCGCGCTACGAGGGAGACATCGAGACCATCCTCGTGTCGCGGCCCTTCCTCGAGTGGAAGATCCGCGGCCGCGTCGCCGCGCTGCCCAACGTGGAGCTGCGCACGGGGTACTGCGTCGAGGATCTGGTGTTGGACGCCTCGCGCACCCGCGTCGTGGGCGTGAAGGTGAAGGGCCCGGAGGGAGAGCAGGAGATTCCAGGCGCGCTCATCGTGGACACCAGCGGCCGGGGCTCCCGGGCGCCGCAGTGGTTGGAGGCGCTGGGCTTCGGCCAGGTGGAGCAGGATCAGGTACGCATCGACCTGGGCTACACGAGCCGCCTCTACGAGCGCCCCCCGGGCTTCGACGCGTGGAAGATCCTCGTGCTCAATGGCAAGGCGCCCGAGAGCCAGCGCTCGGGCTTCATCTCCAACGTGGAGGGAGGGCGGTGGATCGTCAGCCTCAACGGCTACTTCGGCGACCACGCGCCCACCGACGACGCGGGCTTCCTGGAGTTCGCGCGCGGCCTGCCCACGCCGGCCATCTACGAGTACATCCGCGACGCCCGGCCGCTCACCGCGCCCGTGCTGCACAAGATTCCGTCGAGCCGGTGGCTGCACTACGAGCGGCTGGCCCGGAGGCCCGAGGGGTTCGTGCTGCTGGGGGACGCGGTGTGCGCCCTCAACCCCGTCTTCGGCCAGGGCATGACGGTGGGTGCCCTGGGAGCGAAGTTCCTCGGCGAGTGCATCGCCCGGGCGAAGGTCTCGCCGGAGGGCCTGCCCCTGGAGGTGGCGCGGCCCTTCCAGAAGAAGCTCGCCGGGCTCATCGGGCTGTGCTGGACGCTCACCACCACCATGGACCTGGCGCACCCGCGGGCCGAGGGCAAGCGCCCCATCGGCTTGAAGTTCCTCCAGTGGTCCTTCCAGAACATGATCGACCTGACGTCCCAGCACGCCGCGTCGTGCCGGACCTTCTACGAGGCGCTCCACCTGCGCAAGGGAATCCTGGGGCTGCTGCAGCCCGGCTTCCTCGGGGCGCTGCTGGTGTACAACCTCAAGAGTTTCTTCGTGCCGAGGCACCAGCGGGCCAACCTGGACCGGATGCCGGCCCGGCCGGGTCCCAGCCCGAGCCCGGGCCTGGGGCGGGTGGACGCCGCCGCCTGA
- a CDS encoding SDR family NAD(P)-dependent oxidoreductase yields the protein MPRLDQKVAIVTGSSRGIGAAVARRLAAEGARVVVNYAQSAQAAEDVVRSIQAAGGEALSCRADVADEAQMQALFDTTRQRFGAVDILVNNAAAQAPASLDTLDRALFQRLVEVNIWGLIVGCRLAGRLMSDRGRIINFSSVSAHKNIAWDGMYAATKAAVESLTRTAAIELAPRGITVNALIIGLVATDMVSDVPLKVRRTIASQTLLDKVGRPEDIGGSVAFLASEDARWVTGQTLGVNGGYLMK from the coding sequence ATGCCCAGGCTCGATCAGAAGGTGGCCATCGTCACGGGAAGCTCCCGCGGCATCGGTGCCGCGGTCGCACGGAGGCTGGCGGCCGAGGGCGCCAGGGTCGTGGTCAACTACGCCCAGAGCGCGCAGGCGGCCGAGGACGTGGTGCGCTCCATCCAGGCCGCGGGGGGCGAGGCCCTCTCCTGCCGCGCGGACGTGGCGGACGAGGCGCAGATGCAGGCGCTCTTCGACACCACCCGCCAGCGCTTCGGGGCCGTGGACATCCTGGTCAACAACGCGGCGGCGCAGGCCCCCGCGTCCCTGGACACCCTCGATCGGGCGCTCTTCCAACGGCTCGTGGAGGTCAACATCTGGGGGCTCATCGTGGGCTGCCGCCTGGCGGGGCGCCTCATGTCGGACCGGGGGCGCATCATCAACTTCTCGTCCGTGAGCGCGCACAAGAACATCGCCTGGGATGGCATGTACGCGGCCACCAAGGCCGCCGTCGAGTCGCTCACCCGCACCGCGGCCATCGAGCTCGCCCCGCGGGGCATCACGGTCAACGCGCTCATCATCGGCCTGGTGGCCACGGACATGGTGAGCGACGTGCCCCTCAAGGTCCGGCGCACCATCGCGTCGCAGACGCTGCTGGACAAGGTGGGCCGCCCCGAGGACATCGGCGGCTCGGTCGCGTTCCTCGCCTCGGAGGACGCCCGGTGGGTGACCGGGCAGACGCTGGGGGTCAACGGCGGCTACCTCATGAAGTAG
- a CDS encoding methyl-accepting chemotaxis protein, producing MNKPELKRLVWRCYLEQQFAMLTALVPVAYLLTLVMGLESKLALKVFLINATCNTPIFGNVITFFLIRYFVTSAVTPRPEDLPGERLRRILKAPRKIEIGVMLAYQGSCITWATWPVVKYSLNPWIIPQSMLAFGLLAMVVGIRMALRMERVLRPHAIEELHKYPQLRIDDERGFLWPKQRWFLPYCFAIFVFATLTVTGMIISKQSASGYDKMFAELADIAPTLLSFVQTQVAGILDSLIIPIVGVGGFMTFSAAWCAWEIARHQSAGSGAVQKSIGSIASGKPMLPFWVSTDEVGDLSMATASAFERLRTFSSSLSDSAQTLGDSAGRLNSSHKEQTEALSIQAAALQETQVTAQEIRQTSMVAAQKAEDVLQQAERADQIGRAGEAALEQSLSGMHEIQQQVIQMAQSIRSLDERAQQIANITTTVKSLADRSTMLALNAAIEAVRSGEHGKGFSVVAREIRSLADQSVKATYNVQNILQDLSESIRTTADMTESGSGKVQGSVQQLRSFGDNIKQLSGIVRDNVNSVRQISAAVTQQNQGIGQIFQAVNDLTKIMDQTMTSLRTSDEAADHMRIVASRVTSFVEEYNFQTALNSEETPSAERV from the coding sequence ATGAACAAGCCTGAGTTGAAGCGTCTGGTCTGGCGTTGCTACCTGGAGCAGCAGTTCGCGATGTTGACCGCGCTGGTGCCGGTGGCCTACCTGCTCACGTTGGTGATGGGCCTGGAGTCCAAACTGGCCCTGAAGGTCTTCCTCATCAACGCGACGTGCAACACGCCCATTTTCGGCAACGTCATCACGTTCTTCTTGATTCGTTACTTCGTGACGAGCGCCGTGACCCCGCGGCCCGAGGATCTGCCGGGTGAGCGTCTGCGGCGCATCCTCAAGGCCCCGCGAAAGATCGAGATCGGCGTGATGCTGGCCTACCAGGGCTCCTGTATCACGTGGGCCACCTGGCCCGTGGTGAAGTACAGCCTGAATCCGTGGATCATCCCCCAGTCGATGCTCGCCTTCGGCCTGCTGGCGATGGTCGTCGGCATCCGCATGGCGCTGCGCATGGAGCGCGTGCTGCGGCCCCATGCCATCGAGGAACTGCACAAGTACCCGCAGCTGCGCATCGACGACGAGCGCGGCTTCCTGTGGCCCAAGCAGAGATGGTTCCTGCCCTACTGCTTCGCCATCTTCGTGTTCGCCACGCTGACGGTGACGGGGATGATCATCTCGAAGCAGAGCGCCAGTGGTTACGACAAGATGTTCGCGGAGCTGGCGGATATCGCTCCGACGCTCCTCTCGTTCGTGCAGACGCAGGTGGCCGGCATCCTGGACTCGCTCATCATTCCCATCGTGGGCGTCGGTGGCTTCATGACCTTCTCCGCGGCGTGGTGCGCCTGGGAGATCGCGCGCCACCAGAGCGCGGGCTCGGGCGCCGTGCAGAAGTCCATCGGCTCCATCGCGTCGGGCAAGCCGATGCTGCCCTTCTGGGTCTCCACCGACGAGGTGGGAGATCTGTCCATGGCCACCGCCTCCGCGTTCGAGCGCTTGCGCACCTTCTCCTCGTCGCTCAGCGACTCGGCGCAGACGCTGGGCGACTCGGCCGGACGGCTCAACAGCTCGCACAAGGAGCAGACCGAGGCGCTCTCCATCCAGGCCGCGGCGCTGCAGGAGACCCAGGTCACCGCCCAGGAGATCCGTCAGACGTCGATGGTCGCCGCCCAGAAGGCGGAGGACGTGCTGCAGCAGGCCGAGCGCGCGGATCAGATCGGCCGCGCGGGCGAGGCGGCGCTCGAGCAGAGCCTCTCGGGCATGCATGAAATCCAGCAGCAGGTGATCCAGATGGCGCAGAGCATCCGCTCGCTGGATGAGCGGGCGCAGCAGATCGCCAACATCACCACCACGGTGAAGAGCCTGGCGGACCGCTCCACCATGCTGGCGCTCAACGCCGCCATCGAGGCGGTGCGCTCGGGCGAGCACGGCAAGGGCTTCAGTGTGGTGGCGCGGGAGATCCGCAGCCTGGCGGACCAGTCCGTCAAGGCCACCTACAACGTGCAGAACATCCTGCAGGACCTGAGCGAGTCCATCCGCACCACGGCCGACATGACGGAGAGCGGCTCGGGCAAGGTGCAGGGCAGCGTGCAGCAGCTGCGCTCCTTCGGCGACAACATCAAGCAGCTGTCGGGCATCGTGCGCGACAACGTGAACTCCGTGCGGCAGATCTCCGCGGCCGTCACCCAGCAGAACCAGGGCATCGGGCAGATCTTCCAGGCGGTGAATGACCTCACGAAGATCATGGATCAGACGATGACGAGTCTGCGCACGAGCGACGAGGCCGCGGACCACATGCGCATCGTGGCCTCGCGCGTGACGTCCTTCGTCGAGGAGTACAACTTCCAGACCGCCCTGAACTCCGAGGAGACTCCCTCGGCCGAGCGGGTGTAG
- a CDS encoding 4'-phosphopantetheinyl transferase family protein, whose product MRRAERLQLPGGRELFLGWAEVGAEDDAALSGLEREGLARCRTAKRRREFVAGRLAAHRALEHLEPGARAEVTARAEGADAGRPVLVPERGLALSISHSTGLAVAALARGGALGVDLEERVEVGEAFLEEAFAPGERAGYASVCGAEVDATTAAWAMKEAVLKVWGVGLRAPLQKVAVRPVLLHAHAGLLALRVKLDTWDLPPGLGEPPSVLDALLLTDGTGRVLAAAG is encoded by the coding sequence GTGCGGAGGGCTGAGCGGCTCCAGCTCCCCGGCGGGCGGGAGCTCTTCCTGGGCTGGGCCGAGGTGGGGGCGGAGGACGACGCCGCCCTCTCCGGCCTGGAGCGCGAGGGGCTCGCCCGGTGCCGCACGGCCAAGCGGCGGCGGGAGTTCGTCGCGGGCCGGCTCGCCGCGCACCGCGCCCTCGAGCACCTGGAGCCCGGCGCCCGGGCGGAGGTGACGGCGCGCGCCGAGGGAGCCGACGCGGGCCGCCCGGTGCTCGTGCCCGAGCGGGGACTCGCGCTGTCCATCTCCCACTCCACGGGCCTGGCGGTGGCGGCGCTCGCGCGCGGCGGCGCGCTGGGCGTGGACCTGGAAGAGCGGGTGGAGGTGGGCGAGGCCTTCCTCGAGGAGGCCTTCGCTCCGGGTGAGCGCGCGGGCTACGCCAGCGTGTGCGGGGCGGAGGTGGATGCCACCACCGCCGCCTGGGCGATGAAGGAAGCGGTGCTCAAGGTGTGGGGCGTGGGGCTGCGCGCCCCCCTGCAGAAGGTGGCGGTGCGTCCCGTGCTGCTCCACGCGCACGCGGGGCTCTTGGCCCTGCGGGTGAAGCTCGACACGTGGGATCTGCCCCCGGGGCTCGGCGAGCCCCCGTCCGTCCTGGACGCGCTGCTGCTCACGGACGGCACGGGGCGGGTGCTGGCGGCCGCCGGCTGA
- a CDS encoding SDR family NAD(P)-dependent oxidoreductase, which produces MTSSANIPLAIIGLGCRLPGADTPMRFMNQSLEGMRALTQAPEDWNAGLPVHHPFVGGFVPEEGKDWKQFRLPPAHVEKMHRMERLLHLTLLQATQDAGYGPDKSPGSRCAIFLGSTGLGVDLKTDQALRLRAPELRDHLAPLLAHRPDGARLMAAVERHVEQHAPPIITETVPMTATMVANRLSTLLDTRGGHLAVDAGTASSLAALRLASLSLQHGQCDVAVVGAVAPLLSPSSFGLLAARGWLAERELLALDGRSAGTLPGEGAVALVLCRLDDALADKQRIYAVLHGVTAEVNLKQGLSRLSRMVDRAARACLDLSGVEAEQVRHVELQACGVPGLEDQELLGLKAALSATRSEPLTFSTAAPQVGFQQAASGLVSVMRAALSLHGNVRAPVAGLTSPRQGADGLMQYLTRPEPLPPRAYVGVSSLGWSNMAYHALLGPAPAREAWTDIRPVRPAVQKFAIVGMGALAPGAPDAQALWTNTVSKADAIGDLPPSRFDVNRTLGALLSKNEVVPRLAGTVEIPLAEPRWLKLPPAQAAALDPSVPIFVKAAEEALGQAGHEPGAWNGKRVQVVVGQLPVRYKEFEIEVRFVGERYLKLAAQALRAEGLTDAQVAPLIEAARANLVSKLPPLDENTSQYYSGIACAARLAALHDFNGGVMAVDAACASSPAALHAGMLALSNRDVDVVVAGGVAFNLVPEYAAALAALGILSPRGTFPFDDRADGFVPAEGAGAVVIKRLEDAEAQRDKIIAVISGIGFSSDGRGTSVFAPNPKGQARAVERALEDAKIHPDQMGLLEAHGTGTRIGDSAEATAYGEAFQSRGRDNPVPMGTLKSQIGHTSSASGILALIKTAFAVSEAYLPPMNGGEFPKAEIPFDKLPIALSLEGRPWPAPREGKRYAGVSSFGAGGTNYHVILEEHGNVHRKPQTVDPQSLTSGHPLPSRGLSAQRWSVDLVPLALSSEKRYPLAGRKLLLLGDEPGLVAAFSRLLVGKGVRLATVQVSGLTDALEVERRVRMASAELGGADGVIDLGAFGPVEYFLTLGSARFARRMAETTARWHGTGRALYERMRDAKGRNACYVAVTTMGGDFGFVGDGGNVMGGALAGFLKGLKQELPSTVVKTIDFEPRVSHWVVAETVARELEEGSDRTEIGYLAGRRFVVGLRRSDFSLEDNTVLRRVDPSWVLLFSGGGRGAVFEVAKAVARLGPKVIVTGRTPAPTGDEPYLALDDKDFETFRKEEMVRRKKADPSLTVVRFNEVFESYVRARELWRNLQEVYAQGLSIEYETCDVRNAADVRAMVDRVREYHGHIDGIVHGAMVESSKSLPDKTPGIVASTMEVKVLGLINLLEATRRDDLKLMMCFGSGAGRFGNKGQTDYSAANDLMSKCAMAYAHRARPHMRCVTIDWTAWEGVGAAARQMDVVQSTGVSFITPAEGAYWFINELMLGRSEREVAIFDERLFREWPFLGASADGPDARTVYDDRGFLLVRSDYPMLDCVERHDAEGLIATRTFDLRTDPFVLQHQLDSVPIMPGTFGFEMLGETASLFRPDLSVLRAENLRIETPLKFFKAPLTGERAKGKPVHVTLTAKVLKRQGDELTLYVESSSDLALGGRSEQTQRRIHQQGIFVLGPPPPAEASQGKLPEALPGARARSIFHLAKEPLYLGPLFCRAEWVYVGEREVEGIIRAPRQREIFTHVARPRFQLDPLLLDAAFQVAANWDGHHNNLVSVPMGVDHLVRGRQRRLGESGHVKARMMRVEGEDVIYDFEVRGEDGALLLGGSGLWFRRLRRGEQRSAEG; this is translated from the coding sequence ATGACCTCCTCCGCGAACATCCCCCTGGCCATCATCGGACTCGGCTGCCGGCTGCCCGGCGCCGACACGCCCATGCGCTTCATGAACCAGTCGCTCGAGGGGATGCGCGCCCTGACGCAAGCCCCGGAGGACTGGAACGCCGGCCTGCCCGTGCACCATCCCTTCGTGGGCGGCTTCGTCCCCGAGGAGGGCAAGGACTGGAAGCAGTTCCGGCTGCCGCCCGCCCACGTGGAGAAGATGCACCGCATGGAGCGCCTGCTGCACCTCACGCTCCTGCAGGCCACCCAGGACGCCGGCTACGGCCCCGACAAGAGCCCCGGCAGCCGCTGCGCCATCTTCCTGGGCTCCACCGGCCTGGGCGTGGATCTGAAGACGGATCAGGCCCTGCGCCTGCGCGCCCCCGAGCTGAGGGATCACCTCGCCCCGCTGCTGGCCCACAGGCCCGACGGCGCCCGGCTGATGGCGGCCGTCGAGCGGCACGTGGAGCAGCACGCCCCGCCCATCATCACCGAGACGGTGCCCATGACGGCCACCATGGTGGCCAACCGCCTGTCCACCCTGCTCGACACGCGCGGTGGACACCTCGCCGTCGACGCGGGCACGGCCTCGTCGCTGGCGGCGCTGCGGCTCGCCTCGCTCTCGCTCCAGCATGGCCAGTGCGACGTGGCGGTGGTGGGCGCGGTGGCGCCGCTGCTCAGCCCCTCCTCCTTCGGTCTGCTGGCCGCGCGCGGCTGGTTGGCGGAGCGCGAGCTGCTCGCGCTCGATGGGCGCTCCGCGGGCACGCTGCCCGGCGAGGGCGCCGTGGCGCTCGTGTTGTGCCGGCTCGATGACGCGCTGGCGGACAAGCAGCGCATCTACGCCGTGCTCCATGGCGTCACCGCCGAGGTGAACCTCAAGCAGGGCCTGTCGCGCCTGTCGCGCATGGTGGATCGCGCCGCGCGCGCGTGCCTGGACCTGAGTGGAGTGGAGGCCGAGCAGGTGCGGCACGTGGAGCTGCAGGCCTGCGGCGTGCCGGGCCTGGAGGATCAGGAGCTGCTCGGGCTCAAGGCGGCGCTCTCCGCGACCCGCTCCGAGCCCCTGACCTTCTCCACGGCGGCGCCCCAGGTGGGCTTCCAGCAGGCGGCCAGCGGGCTCGTGTCGGTGATGCGCGCGGCGCTGTCGCTCCACGGCAACGTGCGCGCGCCCGTGGCGGGACTCACCTCGCCCCGGCAGGGCGCGGACGGGCTGATGCAGTACCTCACCCGCCCCGAGCCGCTGCCGCCGCGCGCCTACGTGGGGGTGAGCAGCCTGGGCTGGAGCAACATGGCCTATCACGCGCTGCTCGGACCCGCCCCCGCCCGCGAGGCGTGGACGGACATCCGCCCCGTGCGCCCGGCCGTGCAGAAGTTCGCCATCGTCGGCATGGGGGCGCTCGCGCCCGGAGCGCCGGATGCCCAGGCGCTGTGGACGAACACGGTGTCCAAGGCGGACGCCATCGGTGATCTGCCGCCCTCGCGCTTCGACGTCAACCGCACCCTGGGCGCCCTCTTGAGCAAGAACGAGGTGGTGCCCCGGCTGGCCGGCACGGTGGAGATTCCGCTCGCCGAGCCGCGCTGGCTCAAGCTGCCTCCCGCGCAGGCCGCGGCGTTGGATCCTTCCGTGCCCATCTTCGTCAAGGCGGCGGAGGAGGCGCTCGGCCAGGCCGGCCACGAGCCCGGCGCGTGGAATGGCAAGCGCGTGCAGGTGGTGGTGGGCCAACTGCCCGTGCGCTACAAGGAGTTCGAGATCGAGGTGCGCTTCGTCGGCGAGCGCTACCTCAAGCTGGCGGCGCAGGCGCTGCGCGCCGAGGGCCTCACCGATGCCCAGGTGGCCCCCCTCATCGAGGCCGCGCGCGCCAACCTGGTCTCCAAGCTGCCCCCGCTGGACGAGAACACGTCGCAGTACTACTCGGGCATCGCCTGCGCGGCGCGGCTGGCCGCCCTGCATGACTTCAACGGGGGGGTGATGGCGGTGGACGCCGCATGCGCCAGCTCTCCCGCGGCGCTGCACGCGGGCATGCTCGCGCTGAGCAACCGGGACGTCGACGTCGTGGTGGCCGGTGGCGTGGCCTTCAACCTGGTGCCCGAGTACGCCGCCGCCCTGGCCGCGCTCGGCATCCTCTCGCCGCGCGGAACCTTCCCCTTCGACGATCGCGCCGATGGCTTCGTGCCGGCCGAGGGCGCGGGCGCGGTGGTCATCAAGCGCCTGGAGGACGCGGAAGCACAGAGGGACAAGATCATCGCCGTCATCTCCGGCATCGGCTTCTCCAGTGACGGACGGGGCACCAGCGTGTTCGCGCCCAACCCCAAGGGACAGGCGCGCGCGGTGGAGCGCGCCCTGGAGGACGCGAAGATCCACCCGGATCAGATGGGCCTGCTGGAGGCGCACGGCACGGGCACGCGCATCGGGGACAGCGCGGAGGCCACCGCCTATGGCGAGGCCTTCCAGTCGCGAGGGCGCGACAACCCCGTGCCCATGGGCACGCTCAAGTCGCAGATCGGCCACACCTCGTCGGCCAGCGGCATCCTCGCCCTCATCAAGACGGCCTTCGCGGTGAGCGAGGCGTACCTGCCGCCCATGAACGGCGGCGAGTTCCCCAAGGCGGAGATTCCCTTCGACAAGCTGCCCATCGCCCTGTCGCTCGAGGGCCGTCCCTGGCCGGCGCCCCGGGAGGGCAAGCGCTACGCGGGGGTGAGCTCGTTCGGCGCCGGTGGCACCAACTACCACGTCATCCTGGAGGAGCACGGCAACGTCCACCGCAAGCCCCAGACGGTGGATCCCCAGAGCCTCACCTCGGGCCATCCCCTGCCCAGCCGCGGCCTGTCCGCGCAGCGCTGGAGCGTGGACCTGGTGCCGCTGGCGCTCTCGTCGGAGAAGCGCTACCCGCTCGCGGGCCGCAAGCTGCTGCTGCTCGGGGACGAGCCGGGCCTGGTCGCCGCCTTCAGCCGCCTGCTGGTGGGCAAGGGCGTGCGCCTGGCGACGGTGCAGGTGTCGGGCCTCACCGACGCGCTGGAGGTGGAGCGCCGCGTGCGCATGGCCAGCGCGGAGCTGGGGGGCGCGGATGGCGTCATCGACCTGGGCGCCTTCGGTCCGGTGGAGTACTTCCTCACGCTGGGCAGCGCCCGCTTCGCGCGCCGCATGGCGGAGACCACGGCGCGCTGGCACGGCACCGGCCGCGCGCTCTACGAGCGGATGCGCGACGCCAAGGGGCGCAACGCCTGCTACGTGGCCGTCACCACCATGGGCGGTGACTTCGGCTTCGTGGGCGATGGCGGCAACGTGATGGGCGGCGCGCTCGCGGGCTTCCTCAAGGGGCTCAAGCAGGAGCTGCCCTCCACGGTCGTCAAGACGATCGACTTCGAGCCCCGCGTGTCGCACTGGGTGGTGGCCGAGACGGTGGCACGCGAGCTGGAGGAAGGCAGCGATCGCACGGAGATCGGCTACCTGGCGGGCCGCCGCTTCGTGGTGGGGCTGCGCCGCTCGGACTTCTCCCTGGAAGACAACACGGTGCTGCGCCGGGTGGACCCGAGCTGGGTGCTGCTCTTCTCCGGAGGCGGGCGTGGCGCCGTCTTCGAGGTGGCCAAGGCGGTGGCGAGGCTGGGCCCCAAGGTGATCGTCACCGGACGCACCCCCGCGCCCACCGGAGACGAGCCCTACCTCGCGCTGGACGACAAGGACTTCGAGACCTTCCGCAAGGAGGAGATGGTGCGCCGCAAGAAGGCGGACCCCTCCCTCACGGTGGTGCGCTTCAACGAGGTGTTCGAGTCCTACGTCCGGGCCCGCGAGCTGTGGCGCAACCTCCAGGAGGTGTACGCCCAGGGCCTGTCCATCGAGTACGAGACGTGCGACGTGCGCAACGCCGCGGACGTGCGGGCCATGGTGGACCGGGTGCGCGAGTACCACGGCCACATCGACGGCATCGTCCACGGCGCCATGGTGGAGTCCTCCAAGAGCCTGCCCGACAAGACGCCGGGCATCGTGGCCTCCACCATGGAGGTGAAGGTGCTCGGCCTCATCAACCTGCTGGAGGCCACGCGGCGCGATGACCTGAAGCTGATGATGTGCTTCGGCTCGGGCGCGGGCCGCTTCGGCAACAAGGGCCAGACGGACTACAGCGCCGCCAACGACTTGATGAGCAAGTGCGCCATGGCGTACGCGCACCGGGCCCGGCCCCACATGCGCTGCGTCACCATCGACTGGACGGCGTGGGAAGGCGTGGGCGCCGCGGCGCGGCAGATGGACGTGGTGCAGAGCACCGGCGTGTCCTTCATCACCCCGGCGGAGGGCGCCTACTGGTTCATCAACGAGCTGATGCTCGGCCGCTCCGAGCGCGAGGTGGCCATCTTCGACGAGCGGCTCTTCCGCGAGTGGCCCTTCCTGGGTGCCTCCGCGGACGGCCCGGACGCGCGCACCGTGTATGACGACCGCGGCTTCCTGCTCGTGCGCTCGGACTACCCGATGCTCGACTGCGTGGAGCGCCATGACGCCGAGGGCCTCATCGCCACGCGCACGTTCGACCTGAGGACGGACCCGTTCGTGCTCCAGCACCAGTTGGACTCGGTGCCCATCATGCCCGGCACCTTCGGCTTCGAGATGCTGGGCGAGACGGCCTCCCTGTTCCGCCCGGACCTGTCCGTGCTGCGCGCGGAGAACCTGCGCATCGAGACGCCGCTCAAGTTCTTCAAGGCCCCGCTCACCGGCGAGCGCGCCAAGGGCAAGCCCGTCCACGTCACCCTCACCGCCAAGGTGCTCAAGCGCCAGGGCGACGAGCTGACGCTCTACGTGGAGTCCAGCAGTGACCTGGCGCTGGGCGGGCGCTCCGAGCAGACCCAGCGGCGCATCCACCAGCAGGGCATCTTCGTGCTCGGGCCGCCGCCTCCCGCAGAGGCCAGCCAGGGCAAGCTGCCCGAGGCGCTCCCCGGCGCGCGCGCGCGCTCCATCTTCCACCTGGCCAAGGAGCCCTTGTACCTGGGTCCGCTCTTCTGCCGCGCCGAATGGGTCTACGTGGGCGAGCGCGAGGTGGAGGGCATCATCCGCGCGCCCCGGCAGCGGGAGATCTTCACGCACGTGGCGCGGCCGCGCTTCCAGTTGGATCCGCTCCTGCTCGACGCCGCCTTCCAGGTGGCGGCCAACTGGGACGGACACCACAACAACCTCGTGTCGGTGCCCATGGGCGTGGACCACCTGGTGCGCGGGCGCCAGCGGCGGCTCGGCGAGTCGGGCCACGTCAAGGCGCGGATGATGCGGGTGGAGGGCGAGGACGTCATCTACGACTTCGAGGTGCGGGGCGAGGACGGCGCGCTGCTCTTGGGCGGCAGCGGACTGTGGTTCCGGCGGCTGCGCCGGGGTGAGCAGCGGAGTGCGGAGGGCTGA